In Chlorogloeopsis sp. ULAP01, the following are encoded in one genomic region:
- a CDS encoding type II toxin-antitoxin system VapC family toxin, whose protein sequence is MSFWILDTDHVSLFLAGNKSIIAQVEKHYNNVAITVVTVQELFNGWVGRLHDPAQANNLANLYKKLWKTTEFIKVITVLNFDFHAENCYQTLRQNSKALAKKKIEKDLIITSIALTQNAIVATRNYQDFSQIPNLKIENWSE, encoded by the coding sequence ATGAGCTTCTGGATTCTCGATACTGATCATGTCTCACTGTTTTTAGCTGGGAATAAATCCATAATTGCCCAAGTAGAAAAGCATTATAATAACGTAGCGATTACTGTAGTTACTGTGCAAGAGCTATTCAACGGTTGGGTTGGTAGATTACATGACCCCGCACAAGCTAATAATCTTGCTAACCTTTATAAAAAGCTATGGAAAACCACAGAGTTTATCAAGGTAATAACTGTTTTAAATTTTGACTTCCATGCCGAAAATTGTTACCAAACTTTACGGCAAAACTCCAAAGCTCTAGCGAAAAAGAAAATTGAAAAAGACTTAATAATTACCTCCATTGCTCTCACTCAAAATGCAATAGTAGCAACACGCAATTATCAAGATTTTTCACAAATTCCTAACCTCAAAATAGAAAATTGGTCAGAGTGA
- a CDS encoding YdeI/OmpD-associated family protein: MSKFTNQLYTFYAKNREEWRQWLEKNHQISKGIWLVYYKVKSGKPSVKYSEAVKEALCFGWIDSKVKSLDEECYMQIFTPRKPKSVWSKLNKQYIEELIEQGLMTKVGLEKIEAAKKDGSWNKLDAIEELIIPTDLKQALEANETAKMHFEAFSNSSKKNILFWIESAKRPQTRLKRIEQTIISATQNKNPLT; encoded by the coding sequence ATGTCTAAATTTACTAATCAACTGTACACATTTTATGCCAAAAATCGTGAAGAATGGCGACAATGGTTAGAGAAAAACCATCAGATATCCAAAGGTATATGGCTTGTTTACTATAAAGTAAAAAGTGGAAAACCCAGCGTTAAATATAGTGAAGCAGTCAAAGAAGCCTTATGCTTTGGTTGGATTGACAGTAAAGTCAAATCATTAGATGAAGAATGTTATATGCAAATATTTACGCCACGCAAACCGAAAAGCGTATGGTCGAAATTAAATAAGCAATATATTGAAGAACTTATAGAACAAGGTTTGATGACTAAGGTAGGTTTAGAAAAAATTGAAGCAGCAAAAAAAGATGGTTCATGGAATAAGTTAGATGCGATAGAAGAGTTAATAATTCCGACAGATTTAAAGCAAGCATTAGAAGCAAACGAAACTGCCAAGATGCATTTTGAGGCATTTAGTAACTCATCTAAAAAGAATATTCTTTTTTGGATTGAAAGTGCTAAACGTCCACAAACAAGGTTGAAGAGAATTGAACAAACTATAATTTCGGCAACACAGAACAAAAATCCTTTAACATGA